The following coding sequences are from one Kushneria phosphatilytica window:
- a CDS encoding FdhF/YdeP family oxidoreductase: protein MSTLKDSDLHGKQGEHDAPGGGWQSVAATEKHFLRERVPWHGNRLMLKINQPDGGFECPSCAWPNPKDPGPAEFCENGAKAVAWEATAARTTPEFFSKHTVTELREWSDHDLEKQGRLTHPMRYNAETDKYDPVDWETALRDIGQQLNTFDPWKVELYTSGRTSNEAAFLWQLFGRMYGMTNFPDCSNMCHETTTVALPQSIGVGKATTTLEDFEHADAIFIFGQNAGTNSPRMMGHLHEAKKRGAAIITFNPLRERALVKFANPQTPRDMATNHGETISSQYHQVRIGGDIAAIQGMCKLILEADDRARENGDKPVIDHEFIEMHTDGFEAFADHCRSLSWERIERYSGLPKESLQQAANAWMASERVICCWGMGITQHIHGGDNVHQILNLLLMGGHIGRRGAGACPVRGHSNVQGDRTVGIFHRSGEKFLSKMDEVFGINCSREHGHDVSLCCEAILRDEVDAFIGMGGNFFRAIADQKRVAEHVPNLKLTVQISTKLNRSHLIHGQSAYILPALARTERDEQAGVVQKVSIEDGMCNVQGSVGQLEPASKHLKSEIAIVCDMARATLAPNPKVDWAWLCEDYARIRDRIEATQPETFPDYNRRLEEEGVFHLYIPARDRIWNTESGRAHFLFPGNVLAEDESKPNDPHFQLLTTRGHDQFNTTVYSYDDRYRDIYGTRSVLMMNPKDIEAHGFEAGNIVELSSVNEDGIERKVSGFRIIAYDMPENCLGAYYPETNDLIPIGNRDQQSGTIAGKSVPVNIRLMNTEEVEEATGRLATA, encoded by the coding sequence ATGTCGACACTCAAGGACAGCGATCTGCATGGCAAGCAGGGAGAACATGATGCGCCTGGCGGCGGCTGGCAATCGGTAGCGGCCACCGAAAAGCATTTTCTGCGCGAGCGGGTGCCCTGGCATGGCAATCGGTTGATGCTGAAGATCAATCAGCCAGACGGCGGCTTCGAGTGCCCGAGCTGTGCCTGGCCCAACCCGAAGGACCCCGGGCCGGCCGAATTCTGCGAAAACGGCGCCAAGGCCGTGGCGTGGGAGGCGACAGCGGCACGCACCACTCCGGAGTTCTTCAGCAAGCACACGGTGACCGAGCTGCGTGAATGGTCGGATCACGACCTGGAGAAGCAGGGTCGGTTGACCCACCCGATGCGCTATAACGCCGAGACCGACAAGTACGATCCGGTCGACTGGGAAACAGCGCTGCGTGACATCGGTCAGCAGCTCAATACCTTCGATCCCTGGAAGGTCGAGCTCTATACCTCGGGGCGCACCTCCAATGAAGCGGCTTTTCTGTGGCAGCTGTTCGGGCGCATGTATGGCATGACCAACTTCCCGGACTGCTCCAACATGTGCCACGAGACCACCACCGTGGCACTGCCGCAGAGCATCGGCGTGGGCAAGGCGACCACCACGCTCGAGGATTTCGAACATGCCGATGCCATCTTCATCTTCGGACAGAATGCCGGCACCAACAGCCCGCGCATGATGGGGCATCTGCACGAGGCGAAAAAGCGCGGTGCGGCCATTATCACCTTCAATCCGCTGCGCGAGCGGGCGCTGGTGAAGTTCGCCAATCCGCAGACCCCGCGTGATATGGCCACCAATCATGGCGAAACGATCAGCTCCCAGTACCATCAGGTACGTATCGGGGGGGATATCGCGGCCATCCAGGGCATGTGCAAGCTGATTCTGGAAGCCGATGATCGAGCCCGCGAGAACGGTGACAAGCCGGTGATCGATCACGAGTTCATCGAGATGCACACCGATGGTTTCGAGGCCTTTGCCGACCACTGTCGGTCGCTCTCCTGGGAGCGGATCGAGCGCTACAGCGGGCTGCCGAAGGAGAGCCTGCAACAGGCTGCCAACGCGTGGATGGCATCCGAGCGGGTCATCTGCTGCTGGGGCATGGGGATTACCCAGCACATCCATGGCGGCGATAACGTCCACCAGATTCTCAACCTGCTGTTGATGGGCGGCCATATCGGTCGGCGTGGTGCCGGTGCCTGCCCGGTACGCGGACACTCCAATGTGCAGGGGGATCGTACCGTCGGCATCTTCCACAGGTCGGGTGAAAAATTCCTGTCGAAGATGGATGAGGTATTCGGCATCAACTGCTCGCGTGAACACGGTCACGATGTCTCACTGTGCTGCGAGGCGATCCTGCGCGATGAGGTCGATGCCTTCATCGGCATGGGGGGCAATTTCTTCCGCGCCATTGCCGACCAGAAGCGCGTGGCCGAGCACGTTCCCAATCTCAAGCTGACCGTCCAGATTTCCACCAAGCTCAACCGCAGCCATCTGATCCATGGCCAGTCGGCATATATCCTGCCGGCACTGGCGCGCACCGAGCGCGACGAGCAGGCGGGTGTGGTGCAGAAGGTGTCGATCGAGGATGGCATGTGCAACGTTCAGGGCTCGGTGGGGCAGCTGGAGCCGGCCTCGAAGCATCTGAAATCGGAAATTGCCATCGTCTGCGACATGGCCCGGGCAACACTCGCCCCCAACCCGAAGGTCGACTGGGCATGGTTGTGCGAGGATTACGCCCGTATTCGCGACAGGATCGAAGCGACGCAGCCGGAGACCTTCCCGGACTACAATCGTCGGCTGGAGGAGGAGGGTGTCTTCCACCTTTATATTCCCGCTCGTGATCGCATCTGGAATACCGAGTCGGGCCGGGCCCACTTCCTGTTCCCGGGCAACGTACTGGCCGAGGATGAGAGCAAGCCGAACGATCCGCATTTTCAGCTGCTCACCACCCGCGGACACGATCAGTTCAATACCACGGTGTACTCCTATGACGATCGTTACCGCGACATCTACGGCACGCGCAGTGTGCTGATGATGAATCCGAAGGATATCGAAGCCCACGGCTTCGAAGCGGGCAATATCGTCGAGCTCTCCAGCGTCAATGAGGATGGCATTGAGCGAAAGGTCTCGGGCTTCAGGATCATCGCCTATGACATGCCGGAGAACTGCCTGGGGGCGTACTATCCGGAGACCAACGATCTGATCCCGATCGGCAACCGCGATCAGCAGAGCGGCACCATTGCCGGCAAGTCGGTGCCGGTCAACATTCGGCTGATGAATACCGAAGAGGTGGAAGAGGCGACCGGCAGGCTGGCGACAGCTTAA
- a CDS encoding alpha/beta hydrolase, whose product MALLNCRFHSDVLDMETTLTALVPEHAERPSPVLYLLHGLSDDDSSWLRQTSLERYAEAYGLAVIMPRVERSYYTDMARGPAWYRFLSEELPVVSQRLFPISQRREETFVAGLSMGGYGAFKWALRDPERFAAAASLSGSLDIVAVGQREAPPPEYPWIFEHPPAGSDDDLLALLERYRQPRPYQPALFQWCGREDFLYEANLRFRDACRETTLTLEYSDGPGDHQWRYWDRQIQRVLRWLPLERPRRG is encoded by the coding sequence ATGGCCCTGCTGAACTGTCGCTTTCACTCTGATGTACTGGATATGGAAACCACGCTCACGGCACTCGTGCCGGAGCATGCCGAACGCCCCTCACCGGTGCTCTATCTGCTGCACGGGCTTTCCGATGATGACAGCAGCTGGCTGCGCCAGACCTCGCTCGAGCGCTACGCCGAGGCCTACGGCCTGGCCGTGATCATGCCCCGGGTGGAACGCAGCTATTACACCGACATGGCCCGTGGCCCGGCCTGGTATCGCTTTTTGAGCGAAGAGCTGCCCGTTGTCAGCCAGCGTCTGTTCCCGATCTCCCAGCGTCGCGAGGAGACTTTTGTGGCCGGGTTGTCGATGGGCGGCTATGGCGCGTTCAAATGGGCGCTGCGTGACCCCGAGCGATTCGCGGCTGCCGCCAGCCTCTCCGGGTCACTGGATATCGTGGCCGTGGGGCAGCGTGAGGCACCGCCGCCGGAGTATCCGTGGATTTTCGAACATCCTCCCGCCGGAAGCGATGACGATCTGCTGGCGCTGCTGGAACGTTATCGCCAGCCCAGGCCGTATCAGCCGGCACTGTTTCAGTGGTGCGGCCGCGAGGATTTCCTGTATGAGGCCAATCTCCGCTTTCGCGATGCCTGCCGCGAGACAACTCTGACCCTGGAATACAGCGACGGGCCCGGCGATCACCAGTGGCGCTACTGGGATCGTCAGATTCAGCGGGTGCTGCGCTGGCTGCCGCTTGAACGCCCTCGCCGGGGCTGA
- a CDS encoding DUF1206 domain-containing protein, translating into MDHPTGNTQRIITIAARMGYVAKGVVYILIGGLAFMAAIGLGGQRGGTSEALHELAVKPFGGFMLAAMAVGLLAYTAWRIIQAIFDAENKGRGFKGLCTRGGFVISGLIYGALAINSIKLLLSSGGSGSGSTQSRTAELMSHPGGLIAVFVIGVIFGFVGLRQWWRAWKQSYRKNWHTQEMPAHQLHIADVIARWGLTARGLVFLIMSGFICLAALHTNPQRARGLGGALETLADQPFGPWILGVVALGLVAYGIYCFVNARYRNVNA; encoded by the coding sequence TTGGATCACCCTACCGGCAACACACAAAGAATCATCACCATCGCCGCTCGAATGGGCTACGTCGCCAAGGGCGTCGTCTACATCCTGATCGGCGGGCTGGCGTTCATGGCCGCCATCGGCCTGGGTGGGCAGCGCGGTGGTACCTCCGAAGCCCTGCACGAACTCGCCGTCAAACCCTTCGGTGGGTTCATGCTGGCGGCGATGGCGGTCGGTCTGCTCGCTTATACGGCCTGGCGCATCATTCAGGCCATCTTCGATGCCGAAAACAAGGGCCGCGGCTTCAAGGGCCTGTGCACCCGCGGTGGTTTCGTGATCAGCGGCCTGATTTATGGGGCGCTGGCCATCAACAGCATCAAACTGCTGCTGAGCAGCGGCGGCAGCGGCAGCGGTTCCACCCAGAGTCGTACCGCAGAGCTGATGAGCCATCCCGGCGGCCTGATTGCCGTTTTCGTGATCGGCGTCATCTTCGGTTTCGTCGGCCTGCGCCAGTGGTGGCGCGCCTGGAAGCAGAGCTATCGCAAGAACTGGCATACTCAGGAGATGCCTGCGCATCAATTGCACATCGCCGATGTCATTGCCCGCTGGGGCCTGACCGCCCGTGGTTTGGTATTTCTGATCATGTCGGGCTTCATCTGTCTTGCGGCACTGCATACCAATCCGCAGCGTGCCCGCGGTCTGGGTGGGGCACTGGAGACCCTGGCCGATCAGCCCTTTGGGCCCTGGATTCTGGGCGTGGTAGCGCTGGGCCTGGTGGCCTATGGCATCTACTGCTTCGTCAATGCGCGCTATCGCAACGTCAACGCCTGA
- a CDS encoding LacI family DNA-binding transcriptional regulator: MAGHRKVTIADVARHVGLTNITVSRALNRPEMVKPATRERIRQAALELGYVPNAFARGLKRSDSRLIGVVTASLDNPFYAEMIKSISRHAKRHDYAIMLFDTDGEAWLEETAIETLLSYQAAGIILSPVSDEPEYQPAYIHRLQASDAAVVQLDRTLQGSGFSAVVLDNLWAGERVAQHLLTNVFAGQAVNGRLLVAAGPEHSLISRQRLAGVREALARHDSDVAVDVLWGDYTFEPAFEQVGDYLDHFGAPRAIFGLNQLITLGALKALRSRGIARDSLGVVGIDRLPYLDIFDITVPCVVHDGYRAGEQAVELLLEQIHDPHAAPRSLTVRGELVQ; this comes from the coding sequence ATGGCCGGTCACAGAAAAGTAACCATTGCAGACGTGGCACGCCACGTCGGATTGACCAATATTACCGTCTCCCGGGCGCTCAATCGTCCCGAAATGGTCAAACCGGCGACTCGTGAGCGTATCCGTCAGGCGGCGCTGGAGCTGGGGTATGTCCCCAATGCCTTTGCCCGTGGCCTGAAACGCAGCGACAGTCGGCTGATCGGAGTGGTCACGGCGAGTCTGGATAACCCGTTCTACGCCGAGATGATCAAATCCATCTCGCGTCATGCCAAGCGCCATGATTACGCCATCATGCTGTTTGATACCGATGGTGAAGCCTGGCTGGAAGAGACGGCCATTGAAACCCTGCTGAGCTATCAGGCGGCTGGCATCATCCTGTCGCCGGTCTCCGATGAGCCGGAGTATCAGCCTGCCTATATTCACAGGTTACAGGCCAGTGATGCTGCTGTGGTACAGCTTGATCGTACCCTGCAGGGCAGTGGGTTCAGCGCCGTGGTGCTTGATAATCTCTGGGCCGGTGAGCGGGTGGCTCAGCATCTGCTTACCAATGTCTTCGCCGGACAGGCCGTTAATGGCAGATTGCTGGTGGCGGCCGGGCCCGAGCATTCGCTGATTTCAAGGCAGCGTCTGGCGGGCGTGCGTGAAGCCCTGGCCCGGCATGACAGTGACGTCGCCGTCGACGTCCTGTGGGGCGACTACACCTTTGAACCGGCTTTCGAACAGGTCGGCGACTATCTCGATCACTTCGGCGCGCCCCGGGCCATCTTCGGCCTCAACCAGCTGATTACCCTGGGCGCGCTCAAGGCGCTGCGCTCGCGCGGTATTGCCCGCGATTCGCTTGGCGTGGTCGGCATCGATCGGCTGCCCTATCTCGATATCTTCGATATCACGGTGCCCTGCGTGGTCCATGATGGTTATCGCGCTGGTGAGCAGGCCGTGGAACTGCTGCTCGAGCAGATCCATGATCCGCATGCCGCGCCACGCTCCCTCACTGTGCGGGGGGAGTTGGTGCAGTAA
- a CDS encoding OsmC domain/YcaO domain-containing protein yields the protein MEIKVNYLDNLRQEAKFDDFTVITDQPIRYKGDGSAPGPFDYFLASTVLCAGHFVRVYCNARDIPTENIRLSQNNIVDPENRYNQIFRIQVELPNDLSEKDRTGILRSIERCSVKRVIQNNPEFRIEVVENIDEDAQALLMGGTVEGESTWIEGKDLPLEQTIANMTGILERLGMKIEIASWRNSVPNVWSLHIRDAASPMCFTNGKGASKEAALCSALGEFIERLSCNFFYNDQFFGPEIANSDFVHYPHERWFQPGADDGLPEGLLDDYCRAIFDPDGELRASHLIDTNSGRSDRGIVALPFTRHSDGETVWFPSNLIENLYLSNGMSAGNTIAEAQVQCLSEIFERAVKRRIIEQELALPDVPDEVLARYPGIKAGIDALEAQGFPVLVKDASLGGRYPVACVTLMNPRTGGVFASFGAHPSLSVAIERSLTELLQGRSFEGMDDLPQPTFNSQAVTEPNNFVEHFIDSSGVVSWRFFSARADTAFCDWDFSGDTHAEAEQLFAILKEDGLEAYVAIHEDLGAPVCRILVPGYSEVYPVDDLVWDNTNMALNYREDILNLHALEDDQLADLLERLEQSELDEQMKIVTLIGIEFDDNTVWSELTIAELKLLISLALGQYEDALDRTQMFLQFNDNTRDRSLFYQALTAVLEIAIDDELKFEDYHRNLVRMFGEEKINAAVGSVNGDVRFYGLTPTSMALEGIDRHQRLITSYRKLHAWRAANAEG from the coding sequence ATGGAAATCAAGGTCAACTATCTCGACAACCTCCGTCAGGAGGCGAAGTTCGACGACTTCACCGTCATCACCGATCAGCCGATCCGCTACAAGGGCGATGGTTCCGCGCCCGGGCCGTTCGATTACTTTCTGGCCTCCACGGTGCTGTGCGCGGGGCACTTCGTGCGCGTCTACTGCAACGCCCGCGATATCCCGACCGAGAACATCCGGCTCTCCCAGAACAACATCGTCGACCCGGAAAACCGCTACAATCAGATTTTCCGCATTCAGGTCGAGCTGCCGAACGATCTCTCCGAGAAGGATCGTACCGGTATCCTGCGCTCCATCGAGCGCTGCTCGGTCAAGCGGGTGATTCAGAATAACCCCGAGTTCCGGATCGAGGTGGTCGAGAACATCGACGAAGATGCCCAGGCACTGCTGATGGGCGGCACGGTCGAAGGGGAGAGCACCTGGATCGAGGGCAAGGATCTGCCGCTGGAGCAGACCATCGCCAACATGACCGGCATCCTCGAACGCCTCGGCATGAAGATCGAGATCGCCTCCTGGCGCAATAGCGTGCCGAATGTCTGGTCGCTGCACATCCGCGATGCCGCCTCACCGATGTGCTTCACCAATGGCAAGGGCGCGTCGAAGGAAGCGGCACTCTGCTCGGCGCTGGGCGAGTTCATCGAGCGGCTCTCCTGCAACTTCTTCTACAACGATCAGTTCTTCGGCCCCGAGATCGCGAATAGCGACTTCGTGCACTATCCCCATGAGCGCTGGTTTCAGCCGGGCGCTGATGATGGCCTGCCCGAGGGGCTGCTCGATGACTACTGCCGCGCGATTTTCGATCCGGACGGCGAGCTGCGCGCCTCGCACCTGATCGACACCAACTCCGGCCGAAGTGACCGTGGCATCGTCGCGCTGCCGTTCACCCGCCATTCGGATGGCGAGACGGTCTGGTTCCCCTCGAATCTGATCGAGAACCTGTACCTCAGCAACGGCATGAGCGCGGGCAATACCATTGCCGAGGCGCAGGTGCAGTGCCTCTCGGAGATCTTCGAGCGGGCGGTGAAGCGCCGCATCATCGAACAGGAACTGGCGCTGCCGGACGTGCCCGATGAAGTACTGGCACGCTATCCCGGCATCAAGGCCGGCATCGATGCGCTGGAAGCCCAGGGCTTCCCGGTACTGGTGAAGGATGCCTCACTCGGTGGGCGCTATCCGGTGGCGTGTGTGACGCTGATGAATCCGCGCACCGGTGGCGTGTTCGCCTCCTTCGGCGCCCACCCGAGCCTCTCGGTGGCGATCGAGCGCAGCCTCACCGAGCTGCTGCAGGGCCGCAGCTTCGAGGGCATGGATGATCTGCCCCAGCCGACCTTCAACTCGCAGGCGGTGACCGAACCGAACAACTTTGTCGAGCACTTCATCGACTCCTCCGGCGTGGTCTCCTGGCGCTTTTTCAGCGCCCGCGCAGACACCGCATTCTGCGACTGGGACTTCTCGGGCGATACCCACGCCGAGGCCGAGCAGCTGTTCGCGATCCTCAAAGAGGACGGGCTGGAGGCGTATGTCGCGATCCATGAGGACCTGGGCGCGCCGGTCTGCCGCATTCTGGTGCCGGGCTACTCCGAGGTCTATCCGGTGGACGATCTGGTGTGGGATAACACCAATATGGCGCTCAACTACCGCGAGGACATCCTGAATCTGCACGCGCTGGAAGATGATCAACTGGCCGATCTGCTCGAGCGGCTGGAGCAGAGCGAACTCGACGAGCAGATGAAGATCGTCACGCTGATCGGCATCGAGTTCGACGACAACACTGTCTGGTCAGAGCTGACGATTGCCGAGCTGAAGCTCTTGATCAGTCTCGCACTCGGCCAGTACGAGGATGCGCTCGACCGCACGCAGATGTTCCTCCAGTTCAACGACAACACCCGCGATCGCAGCCTGTTCTATCAGGCGCTCACTGCCGTGCTCGAGATTGCCATCGATGACGAGCTCAAGTTCGAGGACTACCACCGTAACCTCGTACGCATGTTCGGCGAGGAGAAGATCAACGCCGCGGTCGGCTCGGTCAACGGTGATGTGCGCTTTTACGGCCTCACGCCGACCAGCATGGCGCTGGAAGGCATTGACCGGCACCAGCGGTTGATTACCAGCTACCGGAAGCTACATGCCTGGCGGGCGGCCAACGCCGAAGGCTGA
- a CDS encoding alkaline phosphatase D family protein yields MASPNDSLTRRHFLATSGRLGAGLAGISLLGAPAIVLAESRRPMMEGGVMSGDVLPDRAMLWARADRPARMLVDIADNPEFRGTRQLAPVDVLPGSDLIGKLDATGLRGMKDVHYRVHFAALGDKRGLSEPVVGRLRLPPSTPRNLRFVWSGDVVGQGWGIDESRGGMRTWEAMRRVQPDFFIHSGDSVYADGPLEPEVALPDGGTWRNLVTPAEQKVAETLAEYRGQHAYNHLDANFRRFAAEVPILSQWDDHETVNNWYPQEILDDERYTEKNVALLSARARQAFIEYMPIRMTPEAPQRIYRRFSYGPGMEVFMLDMRSYRGPNSPNLQSNASSATAFLGENQFRWLRQALNDSTATWKIIAADMPIGMVVPDGDHFEAIANNDPGQPLGRELELARLLQAIRDDDIRNVVWFTADVHYTAAHHYAPERAAFKQFKPFWEFVSGPLHAGTFGPSEMDATFGPDVVFYKAPPEGQKNLPPSAGYQFFGQADLDGESDALTVTLKDSDGATLHTQVLMPEGRIDRT; encoded by the coding sequence ATGGCATCGCCGAACGATTCACTGACACGACGCCATTTTTTAGCCACCAGCGGCCGGCTGGGCGCAGGCCTTGCCGGAATAAGCCTGCTTGGTGCGCCGGCCATCGTGCTCGCCGAGAGCCGCCGGCCGATGATGGAAGGTGGAGTCATGAGTGGTGATGTGCTCCCCGACCGCGCCATGCTATGGGCCCGCGCCGACCGCCCGGCGCGCATGCTGGTCGATATCGCCGACAATCCCGAGTTTCGCGGCACCCGCCAGCTCGCGCCGGTCGATGTCCTGCCGGGTAGTGATCTGATCGGCAAGCTCGACGCCACTGGTCTGAGGGGGATGAAGGACGTCCATTACCGGGTGCATTTTGCCGCGCTGGGGGATAAACGGGGGCTGAGCGAGCCGGTCGTCGGGCGTTTGCGCTTGCCGCCGAGCACGCCGCGCAACCTGCGCTTTGTGTGGTCCGGTGATGTGGTGGGGCAGGGCTGGGGCATTGATGAATCGCGCGGTGGCATGCGCACCTGGGAGGCGATGCGCCGGGTCCAGCCGGACTTTTTCATCCACTCCGGTGACAGCGTTTATGCCGACGGCCCGCTCGAACCAGAGGTCGCGCTGCCCGATGGTGGTACCTGGCGCAATCTGGTGACGCCGGCCGAGCAGAAGGTGGCCGAGACGCTGGCCGAATACCGGGGCCAGCATGCCTACAACCATCTTGATGCCAACTTCCGCCGCTTTGCCGCCGAAGTGCCGATACTGTCGCAGTGGGATGACCACGAGACGGTCAATAACTGGTATCCGCAGGAAATTCTTGATGATGAGCGCTACACCGAGAAAAACGTCGCGCTGCTCTCGGCCCGCGCCCGGCAGGCCTTTATCGAGTACATGCCGATTCGCATGACCCCCGAGGCCCCGCAGCGCATCTACCGGCGTTTCTCCTACGGCCCGGGCATGGAGGTCTTCATGCTCGATATGCGCAGCTACCGCGGCCCCAACAGTCCCAACCTGCAATCAAACGCATCAAGCGCGACGGCGTTTCTGGGCGAGAACCAGTTTCGCTGGCTGCGTCAGGCGCTCAATGACTCCACCGCCACCTGGAAGATTATCGCGGCCGACATGCCCATCGGCATGGTGGTGCCGGACGGTGACCACTTCGAGGCGATCGCCAACAATGATCCCGGCCAGCCGCTGGGTCGCGAGCTGGAGCTTGCCCGACTGCTGCAGGCGATTCGTGATGACGATATCCGGAACGTGGTGTGGTTCACCGCCGATGTGCACTACACCGCGGCCCACCACTACGCGCCGGAGCGCGCCGCCTTCAAGCAGTTCAAGCCGTTCTGGGAGTTCGTCAGTGGCCCGCTTCACGCCGGCACCTTTGGCCCCAGCGAGATGGATGCCACCTTCGGCCCTGACGTCGTCTTCTACAAGGCGCCGCCCGAGGGTCAGAAGAACCTGCCGCCCTCGGCGGGCTATCAGTTCTTCGGGCAGGCGGATCTCGACGGCGAAAGTGACGCGCTGACGGTGACGCTCAAGGACAGCGACGGTGCCACCCTGCACACGCAGGTGCTGATGCCGGAGGGGCGAATCGACCGGACGTGA
- the nirD gene encoding nitrite reductase small subunit NirD has product MTAANAIRSDIDIHELCCTADLVAWSGVVALHQGHQIALFYLPQGHDRQGEAEIFALDNHDPFSGANVIGRGIIGDKGGEPVVASPIYKQHFRLRDGVCLEDPEQRLTVWPVRLEGDMVVLETPAPDHPTR; this is encoded by the coding sequence ATGACAGCCGCCAATGCCATCCGCTCCGACATCGACATTCATGAACTCTGCTGCACTGCCGACCTGGTGGCCTGGTCCGGCGTGGTTGCGCTGCATCAGGGACATCAGATCGCCCTGTTCTATCTCCCCCAGGGGCACGACCGCCAGGGCGAGGCCGAAATTTTCGCGCTGGACAACCACGACCCCTTCTCCGGCGCCAACGTGATCGGCCGCGGCATCATCGGCGACAAGGGCGGCGAACCGGTCGTGGCCTCACCGATCTACAAGCAGCACTTCCGGCTGCGCGACGGCGTCTGCCTCGAAGACCCCGAGCAGCGCCTCACCGTCTGGCCGGTGCGCCTTGAGGGCGACATGGTGGTGCTCGAAACGCCGGCACCAGATCACCCGACACGTTGA